The segment TCCAACATCCTTTGTTAAAACTTTTACTGCTCTTGAAACTATTATTGTATCCTTTTTAGCATTAATAATTTTTAAATTAAAATTTAATCTATTTGAAAATGGATTAAAAAATATTAAACACTCATTATTATGACAATGCATAAATTGGGAGCGTGTCGAAGATGTCGATAACTAAAAAGTTTTAAAAATAGCTCCTTTCTTTTTTAAACCCTTAAATTAAAAATAAATGACAAAAGACGAGAATAAAAATCTTGTCTTTTTTTGTAATTGTAAAATTTTAAAATTTTTAATAAACCTCTTTAACACTATTATCAACACGTGTTAGGGAACTAAAAAAGTGAACTACAACACAGTTGTTAAAAATAGTAGCTAGCATGTGGACTTGCATGGATAAATAAAAAGTGGAGTGATACCTAATAAAATATACTAACCAGAAATGGTAATTCTTGGGGTGGGAGCGAATTGGAAACTAGTATATATAGACCTGTTGTAGGGACCTATTGTATTAATTCTATTCTTTATTTAACCAACCTTGCCACTCCCCAGTGAGCAAGTGTTGGTTTTATTTTTTATTTTTTTTGAAAAATTTTTTTGGGCGAGAAAATAAATTTCAAACTTGTAAAAAAAATTGAGCGGGGCCGGTTCAATTAAAATATTAATTTGTTTAACACAAATTAAATAAATATTGAATCGAATGCCTCAATGTTTTTTAAAATTTCACAATTTATTTTTGAGCCCAGTTTTCATGGAATGAATAAAACGAATAGTAGTAGTATTAATAATCTAAACATCAAAATATATGTTCTTTATGCTAGAAGCAACAGAACATATTAGGAAAGGATTATTATGCAAATAGAATTTAAAAAAGAACAAATTGTTAAAGATAAACCACAATCTATTCTTATTGATTATGTTGAATATAAATTATCACTTCCAAAATGAATGATTAAAAATAATTCTTTTATTGTTGATAACAGTTACACATATTGAGTTTTTAATTTAGAAAATATTAAAAGAGAATTAAGTGGTAATGAATTAATAAAATTATTAGAACCATATATTAAAGACCAAAAAATAACTGTTAATAAACCAATTACTCCAAAAGAATATTATCTTAATGATATAAAACTTGAACCATTAACATTTTATGAACAGCATAATAGTTGATTTATGGGTGAAATAACTGATAACAAAACTAAAATTACTAATCCTTGTTTTAAATATAACATTACGTGAGAAGAAAACAGAAAAGGTTTTAAAATAAATAATCCATATAAACATGATGATTTACCAATTAATTATTTAGTTACTTCTTATAAGGAAATTTCAACTCATAATGAAAAAGTATTTTTGTTGAACATGTAAACAAAATAAATTAGATTATTTATTCTTTAATACTAATGATATAAAAACAAGAAAATATTTTTTAAGAGATAAAAATAGTAAAGCGATTTGTTATGACTGTATTTTAAATATTAGGTTAAGTAGGAGGTATAAATATGGATAAAGAAAAATTAATTTATTATCTTGATAATGAATTTATGGAATTACTTAAAGATGATATTAGTGATGAAATTAAAATTAATATTAGTAATTGAAAACTTAAATTAATAATGAAATTACAAGAAAAAATTCAAAATGGTGAATTTGATTAATTATGCAATATGACTTAATTATTGGAATTGACCCCGCTGGTATTGGTAATAATGGAATTGTTATATATTCAAATGAAACTAATAGTATTGTTTTAAATAAAACATTTAAAACAATAACTATTTTAGAAAGTAAAGATTTTTATAAAATATATTTTCAAATAACTAAAAACAAATTTATTGATAAAAAAATATTAGTTATTGTAGAAAATTTCTTTTTAACTTCAAAACAATTATTAACTAATCCATTAGCAACACCTAAAATTATTGGTGCATTAATGGTATTAGTAGAAGACGTTATGAATTGAGATTTTCAAGAAAGTGAACCAAAAAATAAAACTAAAATAGAAAATTATAAAGGAAATATAAAATTTACAAAACATGAACAAGATGCATATAAACATATTCAATATTATTTAAGGAATTATAAAAATGAAAGATAAAGCAAATTATGTCAAATTAACAGTAAAACTGAGTAACACTATTGAAGCAAAATATTACGAAAAAGGTAATAAAGAATTATATTATAGTGTTCGTGGTCAATGAAATGGATTAAACTACGTTACTTTAATTTTTAATAACCCAAAACTTTATAGACGCTGTATTTTATTAAACAAAAATGATGAAATTATTGTAACTGGTCAAATCTTTAACACTTTAAACATTCCTAAAAATCGTGCATTTTGTTCAATAAATGTTAAATGATTTAAAAAATGAAAAGAGTAAAAAATGATATTATGAAAATTTTTATTAATAGTACCAATATTAATAACAAGTATAACACTAATAATATTTTTAATATTTATTATTAAAGAATTAAAAAATGAATATAAAGTATTAAAAATATTAAATGAAATTGCTAATCAAATTGAAAATAAGGAGAAATAATATGAAATATGAAGATAAATGTTCTATGTGCAATAAAGTAAAAGAAAACTTTTTATCCAATACCTGTAATAGTTGTTGATTAGAAGCAGTTAATAAATGAAATAGAAGAAGTTGAGGAAATTTAGGAGACTTTGATAATGAATAAAGAAAAATTACTTAAATATATGAAAGATATAATTAAATGAACTAAAAAAATTAATTATACAAACTCTGATTTTGACAAAAATATTTTAAATTTATTAATTGAAAAAATAGAAAAAGGTGAATTTGACTAATGATAATATTACCTACTTTGTTTGAAAATAAAGATGAAATTGAAATATTATCACCATTTCCAAAAGTAATTCATACAAGTAATGATATTAGAGCAATTATTTTAAGACAATACCCAAATGTTAAATCCAAACACATAATTGTTTCGGACCCAGAAAGTAATGTTGCATTAATAGTTGGTGATAATGATGTTTATCAAGGTTGAATTAAAGTAACAATTAAAAAATTAGAAAATTAAAGGAGCATAAACAAATGCATAAGGAAAAAATTAAAATTAGAAATTATGAATTTGAATTAAATTCTTATGTAGTAGATTCCTTATTGGATGTTATAAGAGAACTGATAAAAACAAACAAAGGAGAATAAATTATGTTAGATGAAATTTTAAAAGTAATTTTTGATAGAACAGATAAACAAGAATTAATTTATATGATAGAAAGATTAATTCTTGTTACTAAAAATCCGTCAGAAACAAAAAAATGACTTATTAAAGAATTTGATAAAAATCATTATATTTTAGAAAAATTATTGAATATGAACGGAGAAGTTAAATAATGCCAAATGAAAATACACAATCAAATTATATTTTAACTAAATTAATTAGAACTGGAATAAGTCCAATTTGTGCAATGATTGGTACAAGTGCTTATTATGGTCAAGTAATTGCAAATCCAGTATTAGGTTCAATTAATAGTTTATTATTTGGTAAAAAATTAGGTTTAGATATATGAAATTTAAATCAAAGACCAAATACTAAAACTAAATTAATTAATAGTAGTAAAAAAATATTACTAGGTTTAGGAACAATTGGTTTAGCAAATTATAGTAAATGAACAGAAAATAATATTAATCCTATTATTCCAACAACACCAACTCCAATAACTACTACAACTACAACAGAAGGTCCTCCATGATTACTATTAAATAAACAAGAAAATCAGTCATTAATGGATTGAGATACATATATTAGTTTAAATGCTTATGGTATTTCAAATCTTATTAGTGGATTAACTGAATTAATACCTAATAAATTTGAAACAATAAGAAAGATTTGTAATATGGCTACTGGTGGTTGTTTAATATCAAGTGGTGTTGCTATGGGTATTAATAATGATTTTAATAATGCTTATGCAGTTCCAACTATTGTTGCTGGTGCTTCTGAAATTATTCATAATTTATTACCTATGGAAATTACACATCATAATGAAGAAATGCAAGAAACATCATTTCATGATGAAACTGCAAGATTAATTAATGACAATAGATTTACTATTAATAGTGAAACAACTAGTCAATATGGTAGTGATAATATAAGCGAAGTACCATTAAATAATGATAATGCTTCATTAAATTGAGATTATAATCACATGAGTTTATAAAGGAGGTGAATAATTTATGAATAAAGAAAAAATAATTGAATATTATAATCAGGAAATAAAAACATATAAAGAAAGAATAGAAGAATTCAATAAAGAAATATCTGTATTAGTAGAAATTATAAGTAATTCACAATCAATGATTGAAAGAATTAATGCTGGTCAATTTGATGAATAATTAAAAATAAACAATTGAAAGGAAAATATTCAGATGAAAGAATTTTTACATGAATTAATAATTATTGGAACAAGTGTTGGAACATTAATTTGCAGAGAAATTATTGTTTTATTAAAAAGATTTATCACAACTCCAAAACATGTTAGAGCAAATAACAAAATTATAAAACATCAAAAAAAATTAGCAAAATTAAATGAAAAAATTAATAAAGAAAATAAATAATAAAGGGTGATGTAAATGTTAGAAAATGAAGATAATGTTCAACAAACAACTGAACCTTTAACTGAAAATAATGCTCAACAAGAAATAGAAAATAAAGTTAATGAAGCAAAAAATAAGTTAAATAAACTTAATCAAGAAATTAAAGAAAAAGAAATAATTAATATATTTAAAAAATATCAAGTTAAAACTGAATTTTATGATTTTTTAAAATTTAAAACTAATAATTTAGAAAATTCAAAAATTGAAGAAACTATTAAAAAAATTATTAAAGAACAACCAGTATTTAAAGAAATAATTAATACAGGTGGTAAACAACAAACAATAATAACAAATCAACAAAATTCAATAAAAAGTACATTATTGGATTATAAAAAAAATAATAATTTATAACAGAAAGGAAATCAAAAAATGGCAATACAATTCAATAAAAATTTAGATAATACCGAAAAATTAGTAGAAGCACCAGAGTTTATAGAATTTTATAAACAATCAAATTCACCATGAGCAAGTTTTTTTCCTATCGAAATGGTTAATTCAACAAAAATTGAATTTATAGTTGCTAAATTGTAAAGGTAAGTGCAACTAAATTATTTTTCTATCCAAATATTCGATTGGTGAAAGATAATTTAGTATTTTTCTTGGTCTTTGGTTTAAAGACAATATAAATTTATGAACTTCATTTTTATTAGTTTTTGAAAAAATAAATTTTTTAGGAAATTTTTCTCTAATTAAACCATTAGTATTTTCATTAGTACCTCTTTGTCAAGGTGAATATGGATTGGCAAAATAAATTTTTATATCTAAATTTTTTTCAAGTTGTTGTCAATTTGAAAATTCTTTGCCACGATCAAAAGTAATAGTTTTAACAATGTTTTTAGGAAGAATTGATAAATAATAACTAACATTTTTATTAATAACTTTAGTAGTTCTGTTTTTAACTAATATTGCTAAAGTAAATCGTGATACTCTTTCAACTAAAGTTATTAAACATGATTTGCTTTTACCTCGTGATGATACTATAGTATCTCCTTCTCAATGACCAAGTGTTATACGATCATTAACATTTATATCTCGTTCTTTAATTGATTTACCATTAAACTTGCCACGATTTTCTTTAGATTTTCGTTTTTTACCTTTTCTTCTTAAATTTTTACTAGTAACTTTATCAAGCATTCCAAAATAAATTCAAGTATAAATTGTTTTAAAACTAATAACTCACTCTTTATGAAAATTTTTAATTCTGCCATAAATTTGTTCAGGTGATCAACCTAATAGTAATTTTTGTTGTACATATTTTACTAAATTCTTATTTTTAAACTTATGAAAACTAATATGTGATTGTTTTCGATTTTCAGCTTTATTTTGTGCAATTAATGAAAAATAATGATTATTATCTTTATTTCTATTAATTTCTCGAATAATAGTACTAATACTTCGATTAAGATTTTTAGCTATTTCACTAATTTTAAATTTAAATTTCAATTGATTCTCAATATAAATCCTTTCATCTATGCCAAGATGTTTATAACTCATATAAAAACTCCTTACTTTTTTCTAAACTAAATTTAGCATTATGAAATTTTTATATGAGAATTTTTTGCAATTTTATTTACTTGCACTTACAAGTATAACTCAGCACTTTAATAAGAGTTTTTGTGTTATAAAAGTAAGTATTATTATTGACTAATATTTTTCAAGTGTTAAGATTAACATACAATTGCATATTGAAGTCAAAATTATTCTCGTCTAACTTTATAATTTTAAGACAAATTTGAATCTTATTGACAACATCGGTACGCTCCCAAAAAATTATTAATAAACCTACTGTTAGTGAAGCAGATATTGAATTAGAATATGAAAAAATAACTGCTTTAAAAAGATGATATGATTTAAATTTTATTAAACTAGAATTTAATTTAAATGAAATACAAAAAATTTTAGAAATACAAACTTTAAATCCTAATAATGACTACAATAACAATATTTGTAAAAATATTAAATATTTATTTACTTGATTAATATCAATAGTATCTTCGATGACACTTGATAGTTATTTTGATATTATTACTGCTCAAATAAGTGCTAACAAAAAAATAGATTTTATAAAAGATTTAAAGCTACTAATAACTAAAGAAAATATAATAGTTGCAATAATAGCCCAAATTGGTTTTTCATTTAAACTTAATATTACTGATTTTTGTTGAGAAAGATTTAAAAATACATATACTTGTCAAGCATTAAGTTATATATGTAATTTTCCTAAAAAATGTTATCAGTCTGTTTACTCAAATAATTCATTTTTCCAATTAAGTTCAAATATTACTGAAGAAAATTTAGAAAAATTAGTCAAAAATTATTATGAAAAATTTGATAAAAATATTAAAATCTTAGAAAAAATAAATATTAAATTAAATGATACTATTAATACAAGTAATCGATTAAATATTAATAAAATTAATAATTCTCAACTACCACCATTATTAAAAACACTACAAAAAATAGAATCAAATATTATTTCAATACCAATTAACTAAAAATATTGTCAAATAACTTTTTTATAAAATAAAAAAGGAATAATTGTTATGATTATTCCTTTTTATAACTTTATTTACTTGTACTATAATTTTTCATATATTGAACTAATGTTTTAATTAATACACCCATACCACGATCATTTTTATAAGCAGTTCCTGCAATATCTAAATGTAAAAATGGTTTATCTTCACTAAATTCTTTTAAAAATGCAGCAGCATTTGATGAACCACCATATGGATCTTTAGAAAGATTACTTAAATCAGCTATTTTAGATGAACGCATATTTAAAATATTTTGTTGATGAATTGGCATTCTTCAAATTTCCTCATTAGTTTGTTGTGATGATAAATCAAAATCATTAAATAATTTATCATCAGTAGCAAAAGCACCAGTCATATAGCTACCTAATGCCACTAGCATTGCACCAGTTAAAGTTGATAATTCAATAATACGATTTGCTTTTCCTTTACGTAAAGCATATGTCATACCATCTGCTAATACCAATCTTCCTTCTGCATCGGTATTATTAATTTCTACAGTTTTACCATTCATTGAAGTAAAAACTGTTTCTACTAAAGTAGCATGACCACCAATCTTATTTTCTGTTAAACAAGCAACAGCGACAAAGTTTATTTTTAATTGTAATTTAGCAGCAGCAATGGCAGCATTACATACACTAGCTGCACCCGACATATCAAATTTCATACCTTTCATTGCTGAAGAAGGTTTTAGTGAATAACCACCACTATCAAAAGTAATTCCTTTACCAACTAATCCCAAAATATCATCGGCATGCTGTGGATCACCTTTATATTCCAAAACAACAACACGAGCATCAAAATTACTTCCAGCATTAACTGCTAATAATAAATTCATATTTAGCTCTGTTATTTCTTTTTGCCCTAAAACCTTTACTGATAAATTTTTAATACCTTTTGCTGTATCTTGAATTTTTTTTGCAAAAACTTCGGGATATAATAAATTAGGTGGCATATCTTGCAAATTACGTGCTAAATTAATACTTTCTCCTTGAATTTCGATCTGTTGTTGTGAAGTATAGCTAGGGAATTTTGCTGTTGAAACAACATTATATTTAACTTTTTTTTCTTCATTCTTTTTACTTTTTAAAGTATATTCTTTAAAAGTACCAAATCATAATGCTTCATATATAGTTTGTAAAAGTATACTTTCATCTAAATTACTCGTAACAAAAGATTTGACATCAATATCCAAATCTTGACTATTATTACTACTAAAATTTACAAAAAAATTATAAACATCATTACGAGTTAAACCTTTACTATCACCTAAATATAGGTAATAAGTTTTATCTTCAGAAATTAATGTTAATTTATTTTTTTCTTTAGCAATCAATTCATGAGGAACTTTATCAGCAAATACCGCTGTTAATTTTAATTTTAATTCAAGTTTACTACTAACATTAAGTAGAATATTTTTATCCATATTTTCACTCCTAAATGGTAATATTAAAATAATTACAATATATCTGAATTAATATTTTCGAAAATTACAACAAAAATAGATAAGTTAAACAATATTATTGTATTATTATTGTATTGTAATATTACCATAGAATGGAGCAAAAACTATGAAGCGTTCTGAATTAAATGAAAAAGATAAAAAAAAGTACTGCTGAGATTTTAAGCATTTATTTATTAATAATGAATCTTGAAAAAAAGCTTTACCTGAGTTTGATAAATTTGCCAATCAACTTTTAACTTTTAAAGGAAAATTAAATAATATTGATAACTTTAAAAAATATTTAGCAATTAGCAAAGAAATATCAATGTTAGGATCTAAAGTTGTACAATATTTACATTATGGAGATTTAGATCAAACTAACTTAGAATTGCAACAATTATCTAGTTTATTTGCGACTCAACAAAGTAAGTTATCGGAAAAATTAGCATGGATTGAACCAGAAATTAAAACTATTGGTTTACAAACTATTAAAAACTGGATTAATAATGATCCCTCATTAATGATATATAAACATGATATGGAAGTTTTCTTTAAATTTGAAAAATTTATTTTAAGTGAGCACGATGAAACTTTACTAAGTAAAGTTAGTAAATCAAGAAGTGCTGCTGGTGGTTTATATGATAGTTTGGTTTATGCTGATAAACAAAAAACAATGTTTAATTATCAAAATAAAGAACAAGAATTAACACAAACTTTATATTTAGACATTTTAGAAAATAGTAATCCAGTAAAAGATCAACAATTAAGAATTGATATTTCAAAAAAATTTTATGAAGATATTAAAAATAAAAAACATTCATTAGCACAAGTTTATGAAAGTATTTTAGAAGTAGCTGTTGAAGAAATAAAAATTCGTAACAACCATAAAGAAAAAGATAATAAAAAACATTTAACTACTTTAGAATATAGTTTATTAAGTGATGATGTACCATTAATACTATATGAAAATTTAATAAAAACGGGACAGAAACACGCTATTTTAGTAGAAGAATTTTATAATTTAAAACGTAAATTTTTTAAATTTAAAAAATTTTATAGTACCGATACTAGTTTAAAAATGACAACAATACCAACCAAAAAATTCAGTGTTGAAGAAGGTATTAATTCAATCAAAGAAATTTTAAGTATCTTAGGTGATGAATATTTAGAACAATTAAACTTAGCATTATTACCAGGTAGAATTGACTATTATGAAGACACAAATAAACGAACTGGTGCTTATTCAACAGGTGGTAATGGCGTAGAACCCATTATTTTAATGAATTGAGATGATACTATTAATTCACTTAATACACTAGCTCATGAATTAGGTCATTCTGTTCACAGCCTATTTTCAGAAAAATATCAAAAATATCCAAATGCTGACTATCCAATTATTTTAGCTGAAGTTGCTTCAACAGTTAATGAACATCTAGCATTTGATTATTTATATAATAAAGCGTCAAATAATCAAGAACGCATTTACTTACTACAAACTCATATTGAAACTGTAATTGGTACTTTTTTTCGTCAAATTCAATTTGCTGAATTTGAATGAGAAGCACATAAATTAGTAGAAAAAGAAGTGCCATTAAACGCCGATATTTTGGCTGATTTATTTGAAAATACAGCTAATAAATATGGACAAAAAGCATTAGATAAATACGAAGAAAAAGGAAAAGGATACTCATGACCACGAATTCTTCATTTTTTCCACTCACCTTATTATGTTTATAAATATGCTACTTCAATTACCGTTTCTTATAAACTTTATGAAGATGTTAAAAATGGTAAAAAAGAAAATTTACTTAACTTTTTAAAAGCTGGTGGCAGCAAATATCCATTAGATATTTTAAAAGATGCGGGTGTTGATTTAACACAAATTGATGTTTATAACCCATTAATTACTAATTTAAAGAAAATGATTAACCAATTATCAGACTTAATTAATAATAAAGATAATTAAATTGCAAAAAAATAATATATAATACTAATGGTGTTTTAGTCCTTTAGCATTTTATTTAAAACGTTATAAAATAATATGTACATATTTTGACTATTACAATTAGTAAAGACTAAGGAGAATAAATAAAAAATGAATGTGAAATTTGATTTTGAAGATATAAATCTAATTGCAAATAAAGGAATAGTTAAATCGCGAAAAGAATGTGATACCAGTGTTAAACTAAATGGTTTTACTTTTAAAATTCCAATTATTCCGGCAAATATGAGTGCTGTCATTAACCAAGAATTATGTATTTTATTGGCTAAAAATAATTACTTTTATGTAATGCACCGTTTTAATATCGATCAAATTAAATTTATTAAAAATATGCATGAACAAAAATTATATGCTTCAATTAGCATTGGTGTTAAAAAAGAGGATAAAGAGTTACTTGAACAATTAATCAAACTGAATCTAATTCCTGAATTTATTACTATTGATATTGCTCATGGTCATAGTAATGCTATGGAAGAAATGATTAAATTTATAAAAACTACTTTTACTAAAACAAATACTAAACCTTTTATTATTGCTGGTAACGTTATGACAAAAACCGCTGTTAAAGATTTAGAAAAATGAGGCGCTGATGCAATTAAATTTGGTGTTGGTCCAGGAAAAGCTTGTATTACTAAACTAAAAACTGGATTTGGTACAGGTGGTTGACAATTAAATGCTTTACAAGATGTTGCCAATAGCACCACTAAACCATTAATTGCAGATGGTGGTATTAGATGTAATGGTGATATTGCTAAAGCAATAGCTTTTGGTGCCACTATGATTATGGCAGGAAGTATTTTAGCGGGTTATGATGAATCACCTGGCAAAATTGTTACAATAAATGGTCAATCTTACAAAGAATATTTTGGATCAGCAAGTATTTTTAACAAAGCGGAAGCGAAAAATATTGAAGGTAAAAAAATACTTGTTCCATATAAAGGTTCAATTGCTGATACTTATAAAGAAATGGAAGAAGATTTACAATCTGCTATTTCTTATGCTGGCGGTAAAGATTTATCTGCATTAACAAAATGTGATTATGTTATTGTTAAAGGTACTATTAATAATGGTGACGATCGTTAATAAATTAAAATAAAACTGCTCAAATTGAGTAGTTTTTAAATATTTATCACCAATTAAATCCCAAAAACAAATGTCAAAAAATAGTCCTAAAAAGTGTTGCCATTCCACCTATCATTTATTGATATTTTTAATTTTGGTTTATATAATATATATAAACTAAATATAGTTTTTAAGTCCTTACTGAATTTTTACAGTAAATGAGTTTTTTTATTTTTAAAAATAATAAAAAAAGAGGTTAATCAATGCTAAGACAAAAAATTAAAGATTTACAAAGTTTCAAACAAGAAAAGGAAAAAGAATTAACTAAACAAATCGTTATCAGACAAGAGAAAAATCTGAAAATTGAACAAGAACAAAAAGTTTTAGTAGAACAATTAAAAAAATTAAATAATAAGAAAGTTGATAATAATAAAAAATATCATCAATTAAAAGCGATAGAAACACAATTATTTTTAGAAAAAAATATTATTTTAAATTAAATAATAAAAGATAATTTTAATACTAAGACCTGAGATAATTTTATTAAAGGGATGAAACTAACCGGTGTTGCTTTTAAAGGAGGAATCAAAGGTGGTTTAGGTGCTGCTGCTGGTTTAGTGGGTACTGCTGGTGTTGTTACTTGTTGTATATTAGGAGGAGGAAGTTCTTCAGGAGGAGATGGTGGAAGTTGTAGTATTCCTACTAGTGTTGGTATCGGTATTGATGGCGGCTGTATTGCGGGTGTGGTGACTAGTATCGCTATTTTATGTTCTACAACTATACCAGTAACGGTCCCTGTTGCTATTGCTAGCAGTGGTATTACTATTGCTACTGGTAGTATTGTCGAAGGTACTCGTAGTGTTAAAAAAAAGTTAAAAAAATGATCTTTAAAATCACAATCAAATTTATCATTACAATCAGTTTTGAGTACAATTCATCATTTGCAAAGTTTAAATGATAAGAGTAAACATAAAACAAAAGAGAAATTAGCAAAAACACTGATTGAAATTAAACAAGACTTATCGCAAAAATTAGCCGAGCAAGAAGAAGTAAACAAACAACTATTAGCTGAACAAGAGATATTAAAAAAAGAAATTAGTTTAATATCTTCAAAAATAGCAAAACAAAAAACAGAAATAGTAAAAGCAAATGAACCAGTTGCAGCATTAGAAAAAGAAATTAATGAATTAGAAAAAATAATTTGAAAATTAGAGTCTGAAGAAAATAAAATAAATGAAGTATTAGCTGAAGCTCAACAGTATGATTCATTTGCTGATAATTTTTTGTCAAAACCACAAAATCAAA is part of the Spiroplasma endosymbiont of Lasioglossum villosulum genome and harbors:
- a CDS encoding IS30 family transposase; translation: MSYKHLGIDERIYIENQLKFKFKISEIAKNLNRSISTIIREINRNKDNNHYFSLIAQNKAENRKQSHISFHKFKNKNLVKYVQQKLLLGWSPEQIYGRIKNFHKEWVISFKTIYTWIYFGMLDKVTSKNLRRKGKKRKSKENRGKFNGKSIKERDINVNDRITLGHWEGDTIVSSRGKSKSCLITLVERVSRFTLAILVKNRTTKVINKNVSYYLSILPKNIVKTITFDRGKEFSNWQQLEKNLDIKIYFANPYSPWQRGTNENTNGLIREKFPKKFIFSKTNKNEVHKFILSLNQRPRKILNYLSPIEYLDRKII
- a CDS encoding peptidase M17, giving the protein MDKNILLNVSSKLELKLKLTAVFADKVPHELIAKEKNKLTLISEDKTYYLYLGDSKGLTRNDVYNFFVNFSSNNSQDLDIDVKSFVTSNLDESILLQTIYEALWFGTFKEYTLKSKKNEEKKVKYNVVSTAKFPSYTSQQQIEIQGESINLARNLQDMPPNLLYPEVFAKKIQDTAKGIKNLSVKVLGQKEITELNMNLLLAVNAGSNFDARVVVLEYKGDPQHADDILGLVGKGITFDSGGYSLKPSSAMKGMKFDMSGAASVCNAAIAAAKLQLKINFVAVACLTENKIGGHATLVETVFTSMNGKTVEINNTDAEGRLVLADGMTYALRKGKANRIIELSTLTGAMLVALGSYMTGAFATDDKLFNDFDLSSQQTNEEIWRMPIHQQNILNMRSSKIADLSNLSKDPYGGSSNAAAFLKEFSEDKPFLHLDIAGTAYKNDRGMGVLIKTLVQYMKNYSTSK
- the pepF gene encoding oligoendopeptidase F codes for the protein MKRSELNEKDKKKYCWDFKHLFINNESWKKALPEFDKFANQLLTFKGKLNNIDNFKKYLAISKEISMLGSKVVQYLHYGDLDQTNLELQQLSSLFATQQSKLSEKLAWIEPEIKTIGLQTIKNWINNDPSLMIYKHDMEVFFKFEKFILSEHDETLLSKVSKSRSAAGGLYDSLVYADKQKTMFNYQNKEQELTQTLYLDILENSNPVKDQQLRIDISKKFYEDIKNKKHSLAQVYESILEVAVEEIKIRNNHKEKDNKKHLTTLEYSLLSDDVPLILYENLIKTGQKHAILVEEFYNLKRKFFKFKKFYSTDTSLKMTTIPTKKFSVEEGINSIKEILSILGDEYLEQLNLALLPGRIDYYEDTNKRTGAYSTGGNGVEPIILMNWDDTINSLNTLAHELGHSVHSLFSEKYQKYPNADYPIILAEVASTVNEHLAFDYLYNKASNNQERIYLLQTHIETVIGTFFRQIQFAEFEWEAHKLVEKEVPLNADILADLFENTANKYGQKALDKYEEKGKGYSWPRILHFFHSPYYVYKYATSITVSYKLYEDVKNGKKENLLNFLKAGGSKYPLDILKDAGVDLTQIDVYNPLITNLKKMINQLSDLINNKDN
- a CDS encoding GMP reductase codes for the protein MNVKFDFEDINLIANKGIVKSRKECDTSVKLNGFTFKIPIIPANMSAVINQELCILLAKNNYFYVMHRFNIDQIKFIKNMHEQKLYASISIGVKKEDKELLEQLIKLNLIPEFITIDIAHGHSNAMEEMIKFIKTTFTKTNTKPFIIAGNVMTKTAVKDLEKWGADAIKFGVGPGKACITKLKTGFGTGGWQLNALQDVANSTTKPLIADGGIRCNGDIAKAIAFGATMIMAGSILAGYDESPGKIVTINGQSYKEYFGSASIFNKAEAKNIEGKKILVPYKGSIADTYKEMEEDLQSAISYAGGKDLSALTKCDYVIVKGTINNGDDR